Proteins encoded in a region of the Prunus persica cultivar Lovell chromosome G4, Prunus_persica_NCBIv2, whole genome shotgun sequence genome:
- the LOC109948872 gene encoding (-)-germacrene D synthase-like has translation MSVQVSLASAQPQTPKATPDDVNRRCANFSPSMWGYHFLSYASVETNIKAKQRAQELKEKVKMIIMAPVKKPSQKLDLIHDIQRLGVSHHFENEIDELLQQIHTSSHCNPESGDQETDNELYTAALRFRLLRQQGYNISCDIFNNFKDSDGKFKESLVNDVVGLLSLYEATHLRIHGEDILDEALTFTTTHLESATHRLSPVLLKQVTHALYQPFWKGLPRLETRHYLSLYQERDSHNETLLNFAKLDFNLLQQVHQRELSEISRWWKDLDFVNKLPFARDRVVESYFWASGVHFEPQYYFARITLCKVIALITILNDIYDVYGTHEELELFTEAVERWDISAMDHLPEYMKVCYQALLDVYVEIEENLANEGNLYSIHYAREAMKVLVRAYFRKAKWFHQKYTPTMDDYMSAALNASNFTLATTSFVGMGDIATKYSMDWVFDDPKMVKAASLIGRIMNDIKSRQFEQKRGHVASAVECYMKEYGATEEEANIELSKQVNNAWKDINETCIQNTTIPMPLLLRILNLARVVEVLYKHGDGFTHAGIFLKDSEVSLFVEPVPL, from the exons ATGTCTGTTCAAGTTTCACTTGCATCGGCTCAACCTCAAACCCCTAAGGCCACTCCTGATGATGTTAATCGACGTTGTGCTAATTTTTCTCCGAGCATGTGGGGCTATCATTTTCTGTCATATGCTTCTGTG GAAACAAACATCAAAGCTAAGCAACGTGCCCAAGAACTGAAGGAAAAAGTGAAGATGATCATAATGGCTCCTGTTAAAAAGCCTTCACAAAAATTGGACTTGATTCATGACATCCAGCGCTTAGGTGTCTCTCACCATTTTGAAAATGAGATTGACGAACTTCTGCAGCAGATTCACACCAGCTCCCATTGCAATCCTGAGTCTGGGGACCAAGAAACTGATAATGAGCTTTACACTGCAGCGCTCCGATTTCGATTACTCAGACAACAAGGTTATAATATTTCATGCG ATATATTCAATAATTTCAAGGACAGTGATGGGAAATTTAAGGAATCTCTGGTGAATGATGTAGTAGGACTTTTAAGCTTGTACGAAGCCACACATCTTAGGATCCACGGAGAGGATATACTTGATGAGGCCTTAACCTTCACCACCACTCATCTTGAATCCGCAACGCACCGTTTAAGCCCCGTACTATTGAAACAAGTCACTCATGCCCTGTACCAGCCATTCTGGAAGGGCTTGCCAAGGCTAGAAACAAGGCATTACCTGTCTCTCTATCAAGAACGCGATTCACATAACGAGACTCTCCTGAATTTCGCAAAGCTGGATTTCAATCTGCTGCAACAAGTTCATCAAAGAGAACTAAGTGAAATTTCAAG GTGGTGGAAGGACTTAGACTTTGTAAACAAGCTACCTTTTGCAAGAGACAGAGTAGTTGAGAGCTACTTTTGGGCTTCGGGAGTACACTTTGAGCCTCAATATTACTTTGCTAGGATAACACTATGCAAAGTTATTGCTTTGATAACCATCCTTAATGACATCTATGATGTGTACGGCACACATGAGGAACTAGAGCTCTTTACTGAAGCTGTTGAAAG GTGGGACATCTCTGCTATGGATCATCTGCCAGAGTACATGAAAGTTTGCTATCAAGCACTATTGGATGTTTAcgttgaaattgaagaaaatcttgCAAATGAGGGAAACTTATATAGCATCCACTACGCAAGAGAAGCA ATGAAAGTCCTAGTTAGAGCTTACTTCCGAAAAGCCAAATGGTTCCATCAGAAATACACACCAACAATGGATGACTACATGTCGGCAGCGCTTAATGCATCCAACTTCACGTTGGCAACCACATCCTTTGTTGGAATGGGAGATATTGCTACCAAATACTCCATGGATTGGGTGTTCGACGACCCTAAGATGGTAAAGGCTGCATCATTAATTGGTAGAATCATGAATGACATCAAATCCCGCCAG TTTGAGCAAAAGAGAGGACATGTTGCCTCAGCTGTGGAATGCTACATGAAAGAATATGGTGccacagaagaagaagcaaatatCGAACTAAGCAAGCAAGTGAATAATGCATGGAAGGACATAAACGAAACGTGCATCCAGAACACCACCATCCCCATGCCCCTGTTACTGCGAATTTTGAATCTTGCACGTGTGGTTGAAGTTTTATACAAGCATGGTGATGGCTTTACTCATGCTGGAATTTTTCTCAAGGATTCTGAAGTTTCTCTGTTTGTAGAACCTGTGCCCCTGTAG